Part of the Longimicrobium sp. genome is shown below.
AGCGCTCCCACAGGCTCAGGAGCTCGGCGGCCGCGGGCGTGCGGATGGCGTTCTGGATCATTCGTTCGCGCGAAGGCAGGGTCCGGGCGATCGCTCATCCGGACGCAGGGAACTGAAAGTCCTAAGTCCTGAGTCCTGAGTCCTAAGTCCTAGGTCCTAAGTCCTGAGTCCTGGTCTTGAGTGCCCAGTGCCCAGTGCCCAGTGATGAGGAATCAATCCACTTAGGACTTAGGACTTGGGACTCAGGACTTCCCGTCAGACCGCCGGCTCGGTGAACGTCGGCTCGGTCGGCTCCACCACCTCGTAGTCGCGCTCCCACCCCTCGTTCTCCAGCTTCAGGTGCTGGATGGCGACGGCGTTGGCGTTGGCGTCGAGGTCGGGGAGCGCCTGGTACTCGCTGGGCCAGGCGCGGTAGACCTTGTAGGCCAGGGCCAGCTGACCGGCCTCGTTGTAGAACTCGATGACCAGGTCCTTGCGGAAGTCCTTCAGGCTGGTCTCGGCGCCCAGGCCGGAGCCGTAGTTCCACACCTTGTTCGCCCACTTCTCGAACTCGGTGTCGTGCGTCACCCCGCGCTCGAGGGTGATGGCGTCGTACTTGGTGCGTCCGGGCGACTTGCGCGAGGTGCTGGGGTCGCCGCCCTCGCGGTGCTCCACCACCTCGGTGGTGCGCTTGAGCGAGCTGACCTTGCTCACCCCCGCCACGTAGCGCCCGTCCCACTTCACCCGGAACTTGAAGTTCTTGTAGGGATCGAAGCGCTGCGCGTTTACGCTGAACTGGGCCATG
Proteins encoded:
- a CDS encoding phage tail protein, giving the protein MAQFSVNAQRFDPYKNFKFRVKWDGRYVAGVSKVSSLKRTTEVVEHREGGDPSTSRKSPGRTKYDAITLERGVTHDTEFEKWANKVWNYGSGLGAETSLKDFRKDLVIEFYNEAGQLALAYKVYRAWPSEYQALPDLDANANAVAIQHLKLENEGWERDYEVVEPTEPTFTEPAV